The Lycium barbarum isolate Lr01 chromosome 10, ASM1917538v2, whole genome shotgun sequence genome includes a region encoding these proteins:
- the LOC132613693 gene encoding uncharacterized protein LOC132613693 yields the protein MAVDVKHNPAQAFGKFEAQVNFDESSGKSIMDFWHSLCTSTRPIFGPVSTMGTQLNNPSQLELEYAHSNWSTNSNHHNNNHITQHNDHASVHSDARVPSVNGCNYHMEENTMGNNEYR from the exons ATGGCAGTAGATGTCAAACATAATCCAGCACAAGCATTTGGAAAATTCGAG GCACAAGTCAATTTTGATGAAAGTAGTGGCAAATCTATCATGGACTTTTGGCACAGTCTTTGCACTTCTACAAG GCCTATCTTCGGTCCAGTCTCCACTATGGGTACACAACTAAATAATCCTTCCCAACTAGAGTTGGAATATGCCCATTCAAATTGGAGTACCAACTCGAATcatcacaacaacaatcacatcACTCAACATAATGATCATGCTTCAGTTCATAGTGATGCAAGAGTTCCTAGTGTTAATGGATGTAACTATCACATGGAG GAGAATACCATGGGAAACAATGAATATCGTTGA